A stretch of the bacterium SCSIO 12827 genome encodes the following:
- a CDS encoding methyl-accepting chemotaxis protein: protein MTLTIAHRLILGFGSVLVMALGLGVYQFDSMATMRDFATNTISKDFHALRLVRHIGMNQREMRIQFERAWAAYLLGKTEAGDLDTSVAQRQWHLARERTLHRLKELETLAIEQGETPISPERKELWSNIAVNAKDNREALGEIASVTIAQFGQMDKDEIKSVRGEFEVLEELRNEFRATVRKTEDLAGALATSAETDIVQLYEEVKRASIVSIAVVLIIGLIVATLIYRSITRPLRGFMEFVAAVGQGDLTQRARNTGSDEVGSLGATLNEMVENLAEVSGQTKTATENLNAATAELQASAQQQAASTSEQSAAVQQITSTLEEITQSGRQITERAKGITQSAEAASTASKAGLQAVSDSSRAIQSVRDQAERVAGTVVTLTEKTQSIGEIIASVNEIAERSNLLALNAAIEAASAGEAGASFSIVADEIKNLADQAKEATGQVHGLLSEIQQGINSAVMQTEEAVKRAEYGADLSTRTEGTITELAQSVEQSIATLEQIMAATNQQQIGVEQVSSSVQNIREASEQIAAGISGLEQSAASLNAMSTQLQKSVERYRL from the coding sequence ATGACTCTTACAATTGCCCATCGATTGATTCTTGGGTTCGGCTCGGTGTTGGTCATGGCGTTGGGGTTGGGGGTTTATCAATTCGACAGCATGGCCACGATGCGGGACTTTGCGACTAATACGATCAGCAAGGATTTTCATGCGCTACGACTCGTCCGGCATATCGGCATGAACCAAAGAGAAATGCGCATCCAGTTTGAACGGGCCTGGGCTGCGTACCTGTTAGGAAAAACGGAGGCTGGCGATCTCGATACATCGGTCGCGCAGCGGCAATGGCACTTGGCCCGCGAACGAACGTTACATCGCCTCAAGGAGCTTGAAACACTTGCAATCGAACAAGGAGAAACGCCGATCAGTCCGGAGCGTAAAGAGCTTTGGAGTAACATCGCCGTAAACGCTAAGGACAATCGGGAAGCCTTAGGTGAGATTGCGTCGGTCACCATCGCGCAGTTTGGCCAGATGGATAAAGACGAAATAAAAAGCGTTCGGGGTGAGTTTGAAGTTTTGGAGGAGCTACGGAATGAATTCCGTGCAACCGTGCGCAAGACGGAGGATTTAGCGGGAGCTCTCGCAACCAGCGCGGAAACAGACATCGTTCAATTGTACGAAGAGGTGAAGCGGGCGAGCATCGTTTCCATTGCCGTTGTCTTGATCATTGGTCTGATCGTCGCGACGCTGATTTACCGCTCGATAACGCGGCCCCTTCGTGGGTTCATGGAGTTCGTGGCGGCTGTCGGGCAGGGGGATTTGACGCAACGCGCGCGCAACACCGGCTCTGATGAAGTTGGCAGTTTGGGGGCGACATTGAATGAAATGGTCGAGAACCTTGCCGAAGTATCTGGACAAACCAAAACGGCCACGGAAAACCTCAACGCGGCGACGGCTGAACTGCAGGCCTCGGCCCAGCAGCAAGCGGCCAGTACCAGCGAGCAAAGTGCTGCTGTTCAACAGATCACAAGCACTCTCGAAGAAATCACCCAGTCGGGAAGACAAATCACCGAAAGGGCCAAGGGAATCACCCAAAGCGCGGAGGCCGCTTCGACGGCGAGTAAAGCTGGTTTGCAGGCAGTTTCGGATTCTAGCCGCGCCATTCAATCCGTACGTGATCAAGCCGAGCGCGTTGCCGGGACGGTCGTAACCCTTACAGAAAAAACCCAGTCGATTGGGGAGATCATCGCAAGCGTGAACGAAATCGCGGAGCGTTCAAACTTGTTGGCTTTGAACGCGGCAATTGAAGCTGCGTCTGCCGGTGAAGCGGGAGCGAGTTTCTCCATTGTCGCGGATGAGATCAAAAACCTTGCCGATCAGGCGAAAGAGGCCACAGGTCAAGTCCACGGACTGTTGAGCGAAATACAACAGGGTATCAATTCCGCCGTTATGCAAACAGAAGAGGCTGTGAAGCGCGCAGAGTACGGGGCCGATTTGTCTACTCGTACAGAAGGCACCATTACCGAGTTGGCTCAGAGTGTCGAACAAAGCATCGCGACTCTTGAGCAGATCATGGCGGCGACCAATCAGCAACAAATAGGGGTCGAGCAGGTCTCT
- a CDS encoding chemotaxis protein CheW has product MTNETMTKVDWQAAKKRVARAQELIDGSLEKSIQQSALILKSRARALAERGVSKQAVHSATRMLIFFLSGTRYAIELEALVKVDAWQKPSRIPDSNPALLGVLSQRGIIWGLYDLAQIIAAELPVADPGGSILFMRDMPRHAAFRVDDIQGIGTFDMSAMKPGPGDAFGSSEVIAGVLASEVFALDVDRLRAHQVFSERFRT; this is encoded by the coding sequence ATGACGAACGAGACTATGACGAAGGTGGATTGGCAGGCCGCCAAGAAACGGGTGGCGCGGGCACAAGAGTTAATCGATGGCTCGTTGGAGAAAAGCATTCAACAGTCGGCGTTGATTCTAAAATCCCGTGCCCGGGCACTGGCCGAGCGCGGCGTGTCAAAACAGGCTGTGCACTCCGCCACGCGGATGCTCATCTTCTTTTTATCAGGCACACGATATGCCATCGAGTTGGAAGCCCTGGTGAAGGTTGATGCCTGGCAGAAACCCTCCCGCATTCCAGATTCGAATCCCGCTCTCCTTGGAGTTCTGTCTCAACGTGGGATCATTTGGGGCTTGTATGACCTTGCCCAAATCATTGCGGCTGAACTGCCCGTTGCCGATCCCGGCGGCAGCATCTTGTTCATGCGGGACATGCCGCGACATGCTGCATTCCGTGTCGACGATATTCAAGGAATTGGAACGTTCGATATGAGCGCCATGAAACCTGGGCCGGGTGACGCGTTCGGATCCAGTGAGGTAATCGCCGGCGTTCTTGCCAGTGAGGTGTTCGCGCTCGATGTGGATCGCCTTCGTGCTCATCAAGTTTTTTCAGAGAGGTTTCGAACATGA
- a CDS encoding chemotaxis protein CheW: protein MNASAKFLIFQAGPVLALSLAAVREILPFVLLSKPPTTASMVTGVVNIGGQAVTVLDLGELLGVETAEPSIWSHIIWLKGTPVPLAVLVERTISVVDGNSISISELPDGMTFNGMVKAELLNDGTPIAQLLDVEALLTEEEARRLRSFADRAQTRLNGLEVA from the coding sequence ATGAACGCCTCGGCCAAGTTTCTGATATTTCAAGCCGGCCCGGTGCTTGCGTTGTCTCTTGCCGCTGTGCGGGAAATTCTTCCATTCGTTTTGCTGAGCAAGCCGCCGACGACGGCGTCAATGGTGACCGGAGTGGTCAATATCGGGGGGCAAGCTGTCACGGTTCTGGACTTGGGGGAACTGTTGGGTGTTGAGACGGCCGAACCAAGTATTTGGTCTCATATTATCTGGCTGAAGGGTACGCCGGTTCCTTTGGCCGTATTGGTGGAACGCACTATTTCCGTCGTCGACGGGAACTCTATTTCAATTTCCGAACTGCCTGACGGCATGACATTCAACGGCATGGTGAAAGCGGAATTGCTGAATGACGGAACCCCGATCGCTCAGCTTCTTGATGTTGAGGCTTTGCTCACGGAAGAGGAGGCACGGCGCCTCAGGAGCTTTGCAGACAGAGCCCAGACGAGACTTAACGGGCTGGAGGTTGCGTGA
- a CDS encoding response regulator, producing MGAPDVLIIDDDELVRLTIRDILEEEGHVVAEAADGIAGVNAIQKQNPRLIICDVKMPGLNGFEVLRKIREAGTEPATTPFIFLSGLDDKKYLTAGYKIGADDYVTKPVDYDVLSMKVKAILRKQAAAEKTRAPVSGTVSPSTSDEGSLSVPEPFKARLDKLMKTEGEKATGRLKIVSLEEFRDLFKGRWEKVRHKAMAISDGIVRGAMGKDDLYVQHGEDAFLILFAGADLATSQKRAEKLAVEIRQRLLGKDKDYRGIGVTADTIDVSKLAAENKKVTPDLLAREFDHQAATQIAQEKEGQASNDVSWFTTQLSVQFRPLWNPFRQLVVAFECHPFRRSAYGVFSGSAVLHGGDQDPMAVHVDAVMAAQVIKTITGKQTANEPAIMLPLHFETLKLDDFGGLMEIFKAVPQSRLLGRVAVEIIGVPEARGETSIRRVLEFVKRISSRTSVRLAPEDRHAHLFKANGADMLVLDVEADWQTQTEKQILLRILDFGKRAKAQGFHTTAYGLNSLATVRSAMQAGFSLISGRVIGDIRDAPVQPYELTRKYILS from the coding sequence ATGGGCGCGCCAGATGTTCTAATCATCGATGACGATGAGTTGGTCCGGCTAACGATCCGAGACATTCTGGAGGAAGAGGGGCATGTCGTTGCGGAAGCCGCGGACGGCATCGCAGGCGTCAATGCGATCCAGAAGCAAAACCCCAGGCTCATCATTTGTGACGTCAAGATGCCAGGACTGAATGGGTTCGAGGTCCTCCGGAAAATCCGGGAAGCAGGTACGGAACCTGCAACCACTCCCTTCATTTTTTTATCAGGATTGGATGACAAGAAATATTTGACGGCTGGTTACAAGATTGGCGCTGACGATTATGTGACGAAGCCGGTCGATTACGATGTTCTCAGCATGAAAGTCAAAGCCATCCTTCGGAAGCAGGCGGCAGCAGAAAAAACCAGGGCGCCTGTTTCGGGCACAGTCTCGCCTTCTACCTCGGATGAGGGTTCCCTATCGGTTCCAGAGCCTTTCAAGGCGAGGCTCGATAAATTGATGAAAACGGAGGGAGAAAAGGCAACCGGCCGTCTCAAGATCGTGTCGCTGGAAGAGTTCCGCGATCTGTTCAAGGGGCGTTGGGAAAAGGTGCGTCATAAGGCCATGGCTATCTCTGACGGAATTGTCCGAGGTGCGATGGGAAAAGATGACTTATACGTGCAACACGGCGAAGACGCATTTTTAATTCTGTTCGCCGGTGCAGATTTGGCAACCTCGCAGAAGCGCGCAGAAAAATTAGCGGTCGAGATACGTCAACGACTTTTGGGCAAGGACAAAGATTATCGAGGTATTGGGGTTACGGCCGATACGATTGATGTAAGCAAACTTGCGGCAGAGAACAAAAAGGTCACGCCGGATCTGTTGGCGAGAGAATTCGACCACCAAGCAGCCACCCAAATCGCCCAAGAAAAAGAGGGTCAGGCCAGCAATGATGTGTCCTGGTTCACGACGCAACTGTCCGTTCAGTTCCGCCCGCTTTGGAACCCGTTTCGCCAATTGGTTGTCGCATTCGAATGTCATCCATTTCGGCGTTCAGCCTATGGGGTGTTTTCCGGAAGTGCCGTTTTGCATGGCGGCGATCAGGACCCGATGGCCGTCCACGTTGATGCGGTTATGGCGGCACAGGTGATCAAAACGATCACGGGAAAGCAGACCGCAAACGAGCCGGCGATCATGCTGCCATTGCATTTTGAAACATTAAAATTGGATGATTTCGGCGGCCTGATGGAGATATTCAAGGCCGTCCCGCAAAGCCGTCTTTTGGGGCGCGTCGCCGTTGAAATCATTGGAGTTCCAGAGGCCAGGGGAGAGACATCAATCCGCCGGGTGCTGGAGTTTGTCAAGCGGATAAGCTCCCGCACATCCGTGCGTTTAGCGCCTGAGGATAGGCATGCACATCTATTCAAGGCAAACGGTGCCGATATGCTTGTCTTAGATGTCGAGGCCGATTGGCAGACACAGACTGAGAAGCAAATTCTTCTCCGTATTCTGGATTTCGGTAAACGGGCCAAAGCACAGGGATTTCACACCACGGCATATGGTTTGAATTCCCTGGCCACAGTGCGATCAGCGATGCAAGCCGGCTTCAGCCTGATTAGCGGCCGGGTCATCGGTGATATTCGTGACGCACCCGTGCAGCCGTATGAGTTGACCAGAAAGTACATCCTCAGTTGA
- a CDS encoding EAL domain-containing response regulator, with protein MTPVANANALLIIDDEPDIGAFIQDVAEDAGFSAVVVSTFEGFKKVYDPKTFSGLLLDLQMPDKDGLEYLRLLSETGCRADIVVMSGYDARVLGAANRFGKETGLRMAGVLQKPIRMDDLSVLLTRIQSDAKTITISDIETAISDWQFVFDFQPKARLAAPDTGKKAEHTLSLRAGSYPLDSFEALIRWQHPVYGTLSPDLFIPMIEASNLVHLFSYKVVENVLHQSAVWRENGFDPVIAVNLPAHLAVDSAVPDRISELAEAKGITHDSIVLEVTETAAMENAAQAMSVLSRLRLRNFRLAMDDFGTGYSSLVQLHKMPFNELKIDKSIVFELGVNKDADTIVRSIIDLAHNLGLEVCAEGVETAEALTLLKSFGCDTAQGFYLSRPVNPDAAQALCGFQLADEPDTRKTRLLNS; from the coding sequence ATGACACCAGTTGCGAATGCCAATGCACTGTTGATCATTGATGATGAACCGGACATCGGGGCGTTTATTCAAGATGTTGCGGAAGATGCGGGGTTCTCTGCGGTTGTCGTATCGACGTTCGAAGGTTTTAAGAAGGTTTATGACCCAAAGACCTTTTCGGGATTACTCCTTGATCTGCAAATGCCGGATAAGGACGGCCTTGAGTATCTTCGCCTGTTGAGTGAAACAGGGTGCCGAGCAGATATCGTCGTGATGAGCGGTTACGATGCCCGCGTCCTTGGCGCCGCCAATCGGTTTGGAAAGGAAACGGGCTTACGTATGGCTGGCGTGCTGCAGAAACCGATCCGAATGGATGACTTATCGGTTCTGCTGACCCGCATTCAGTCGGATGCAAAAACCATCACGATTTCCGATATCGAGACCGCTATCTCGGATTGGCAGTTTGTATTCGATTTTCAGCCGAAAGCCCGCCTTGCTGCACCAGATACCGGCAAGAAGGCTGAGCACACACTTTCCCTCCGCGCCGGTTCCTACCCACTTGATTCGTTTGAGGCGCTGATACGTTGGCAACACCCGGTATACGGCACGTTGTCGCCGGACTTGTTCATCCCGATGATCGAGGCCTCAAACCTCGTCCATTTGTTCTCTTATAAAGTTGTTGAAAATGTTCTTCATCAGTCCGCCGTGTGGCGGGAAAACGGATTTGATCCGGTAATCGCCGTTAATCTTCCGGCACATCTGGCCGTCGATTCCGCCGTCCCGGACCGCATCTCAGAACTGGCCGAAGCGAAGGGGATTACGCACGACAGTATCGTATTGGAAGTAACGGAGACGGCCGCGATGGAGAATGCGGCCCAGGCAATGAGCGTTTTGAGCCGGCTAAGGCTACGCAATTTTCGCTTGGCGATGGACGATTTTGGAACCGGATATTCCTCTCTGGTTCAACTTCACAAGATGCCGTTCAATGAATTGAAGATCGACAAGTCGATCGTGTTCGAACTCGGGGTCAATAAGGACGCAGATACCATCGTCCGCTCGATTATTGATTTGGCCCACAACCTGGGCTTGGAAGTCTGCGCTGAAGGCGTGGAAACGGCCGAGGCACTGACCCTGTTAAAATCATTCGGCTGTGACACCGCGCAGGGATTTTATTTAAGCCGTCCCGTTAATCCGGATGCTGCTCAGGCACTTTGCGGGTTCCAACTAGCGGACGAACCAGATACCCGGAAAACGAGACTTTTAAATAGTTAA
- a CDS encoding response regulator gives MMKTEKSNQGWDEMKRVLIVDDDQGICDFIAEVVESAGYQAAHANNSHEMIRVLEGGLPDLMIIDLIMPDRDGVECLEMMARMEGFASLPILMMSGFDKTMLAIAQKFGSERGLNMVGVLNKPFSVSGLRDRIDQAFACDAASSRLGTTADAPAFRSVS, from the coding sequence ATGATGAAGACAGAAAAATCAAACCAGGGGTGGGATGAGATGAAGCGGGTTTTGATCGTGGACGACGATCAGGGCATTTGCGATTTCATTGCAGAGGTTGTCGAAAGTGCAGGCTATCAGGCCGCGCACGCGAACAATTCGCATGAAATGATTCGAGTGCTGGAAGGCGGCTTGCCGGACCTGATGATTATTGACCTGATCATGCCTGACCGGGATGGCGTGGAATGTCTGGAAATGATGGCACGGATGGAGGGCTTTGCAAGTCTGCCCATTCTGATGATGAGTGGCTTCGACAAAACCATGCTCGCGATTGCGCAAAAATTCGGATCTGAACGCGGCCTGAACATGGTCGGCGTTTTGAATAAGCCTTTTTCCGTTTCTGGTCTTCGTGACCGCATCGATCAAGCCTTTGCTTGCGATGCCGCATCAAGCCGATTGGGGACAACAGCAGATGCGCCTGCTTTTAGGAGTGTGTCATGA
- a CDS encoding response regulator — MSHATPSSEDVPRPGTLKRILIVDDEQQVLAAIEDILEDEFDVITTTSPAKALTIAENDPLIAVILSDQRMPGITGDEFLARAREFSFATRILITGYADFDAVVRAINDGKVFAYVSKPWDPEGLKVTVHHAAELSQVNRELAAERSYMKALMSSSADGISIKDADGRYLRVNDVVADILQLDSPFQAIGRRATEMLGEDWVVERERLDKQVFETGRAALNAEKREIGEGGFPRWNSTNKTAIYDERGKISGLVTITRDITALKCQQQQLELLFRVTEQVAFAERVGDAIAGALRSIAEITGWDVAEGWYFDPDAEVLRTYLGYYLASDEFMPFADASKGLSFRLGESMPGRAWQHEAIDWIEDLQAPGGKFIRREQAVQCGLRSGVAVPVMDGKGNVLSVICLFSKTRRCKNEQFSTLISSIAMQIGESISRRFTEERLTRTEERFAMIMEKSHQGVFVMRKFELIFINESFARIFGYDSIDDAMAQKSLLKFFHADEHQRLKDFNAARVAGEYVPNEYEIRGVKKDGTEIILENRVTLVPWDDGIATCGNLVDVTEHRALQNQLQQAQKMEALGQLTGGVAHDFNNLLTVINGNLELLAKKTEAMADPKISRWINTARRAGARGGDLTARLLAFSRRQVLEPTVLALNETVRGMEEMLARSISEHIEITVKPMATLDTVRVDPGQLESAILNMSINARDAMPDGGLLTIETANVQLDECYARKHQDVVPGDYVMIAVTDTGTGMPPAVLDKVFEPFFTTKESGKGTGLGLAMIFGFIKQSGGHINIYSEVGQGTTLRLYLPLYTNGQCDLDIDADATEDTLTGRILIVEDDEEVRETAENLLDSMGYDFVSAPDGAAAILRLETDQGFDLVMTDIVMPGGMSGIDVAREVRARWPEIKILYTSGYAEEALKNANHDAPDGIWLAKPYTERHLREKINEALRYRATDGGQA; from the coding sequence ATGTCTCATGCTACCCCCTCCTCCGAAGATGTTCCCAGGCCAGGTACACTCAAACGGATTCTGATCGTCGATGATGAACAGCAAGTTCTGGCGGCGATCGAGGATATCCTAGAGGACGAATTCGACGTCATCACCACGACGTCGCCGGCGAAAGCGCTGACCATTGCCGAGAATGACCCGTTAATCGCCGTCATTCTGAGTGATCAGCGGATGCCGGGGATTACGGGTGATGAGTTTTTGGCGCGCGCCAGAGAATTCTCCTTCGCGACCCGTATATTGATCACAGGTTATGCGGATTTTGACGCAGTCGTCCGTGCCATTAACGATGGCAAGGTATTTGCCTATGTCTCCAAGCCGTGGGACCCGGAAGGTTTAAAGGTGACGGTTCACCATGCTGCCGAACTGTCACAGGTGAACAGGGAGCTTGCAGCCGAACGGTCGTACATGAAGGCCCTGATGAGCAGCAGTGCGGATGGGATTTCAATCAAAGATGCGGATGGCCGGTATCTCCGCGTAAATGACGTGGTGGCGGATATCCTCCAACTGGATAGCCCGTTCCAGGCAATCGGCCGGCGCGCGACGGAGATGCTTGGAGAAGATTGGGTTGTCGAGAGGGAAAGATTAGACAAACAGGTTTTCGAAACAGGCCGGGCGGCCCTCAACGCAGAGAAACGGGAAATCGGTGAGGGCGGGTTTCCACGTTGGAATTCAACCAATAAAACCGCCATTTACGACGAACGAGGAAAGATCAGCGGTCTTGTCACCATCACACGGGACATCACCGCCCTCAAATGCCAACAACAGCAGCTTGAGCTTCTTTTTAGGGTTACGGAGCAGGTGGCATTTGCCGAACGGGTGGGGGATGCCATTGCGGGCGCACTTCGGTCCATTGCGGAGATTACCGGCTGGGATGTTGCGGAAGGTTGGTATTTCGATCCGGATGCCGAAGTCCTGCGCACTTATCTTGGGTACTACCTCGCGTCAGATGAATTCATGCCGTTCGCCGACGCAAGCAAGGGGCTTTCTTTCCGGCTAGGGGAAAGCATGCCGGGGCGGGCATGGCAGCATGAAGCGATCGATTGGATCGAAGACCTCCAGGCGCCGGGCGGTAAGTTCATACGGAGAGAGCAGGCTGTTCAGTGTGGGCTGAGGTCTGGGGTTGCCGTTCCCGTCATGGACGGCAAGGGGAATGTCTTGTCTGTGATATGCCTGTTCAGCAAGACAAGGCGATGTAAGAACGAACAATTCTCGACCCTGATCTCATCGATCGCCATGCAAATCGGGGAATCCATTTCCCGGCGGTTCACAGAGGAACGCCTGACCCGAACCGAAGAACGTTTCGCGATGATCATGGAGAAGTCCCATCAAGGGGTCTTCGTCATGCGGAAGTTTGAATTGATCTTCATCAATGAATCGTTCGCCCGCATTTTTGGGTACGACAGTATCGATGATGCGATGGCGCAAAAATCCCTTCTTAAATTTTTCCATGCGGATGAACACCAACGCCTTAAGGACTTCAATGCGGCGCGAGTAGCGGGTGAATACGTGCCGAATGAATACGAGATCCGCGGCGTCAAAAAGGACGGCACCGAGATCATTCTTGAAAACCGGGTGACCCTGGTGCCCTGGGATGACGGCATCGCAACCTGCGGCAATTTGGTTGATGTTACCGAGCACCGGGCATTGCAGAACCAATTGCAACAAGCACAAAAAATGGAAGCCCTGGGGCAACTCACCGGGGGGGTTGCGCATGATTTCAACAACCTGCTTACGGTCATCAATGGAAATTTGGAGCTATTGGCTAAAAAAACAGAAGCCATGGCGGACCCGAAGATTTCACGTTGGATCAACACGGCGCGCCGTGCGGGCGCGCGCGGGGGCGATCTGACGGCGCGGCTTCTCGCATTCTCCCGGCGTCAGGTCCTCGAGCCGACTGTGCTTGCCTTGAATGAAACGGTCCGCGGCATGGAGGAAATGCTCGCCCGCTCCATCAGTGAGCATATCGAAATCACCGTCAAACCAATGGCAACTCTGGACACTGTTCGCGTCGACCCGGGCCAATTGGAAAGTGCGATTTTGAACATGTCCATCAATGCCCGTGATGCCATGCCGGATGGCGGCCTGCTCACCATTGAAACGGCAAATGTTCAACTGGATGAATGTTATGCGCGGAAACACCAAGACGTCGTGCCTGGCGATTACGTGATGATTGCCGTCACTGATACAGGAACGGGCATGCCGCCGGCTGTATTGGACAAGGTTTTTGAGCCCTTCTTTACTACGAAGGAATCGGGAAAAGGCACTGGTCTTGGTTTGGCGATGATCTTCGGATTCATCAAACAGTCAGGTGGGCACATAAATATTTACAGCGAAGTCGGGCAGGGGACCACGCTCCGCCTGTATCTGCCATTATATACCAATGGGCAGTGTGATTTAGACATTGATGCGGATGCTACGGAAGACACCCTCACCGGCCGAATATTGATTGTCGAAGACGATGAGGAGGTGCGCGAGACCGCAGAAAACCTCCTTGATTCCATGGGATATGACTTCGTCAGTGCACCTGACGGCGCGGCCGCGATATTACGTTTGGAAACGGATCAAGGGTTCGACCTCGTAATGACGGACATTGTCATGCCTGGTGGTATGTCAGGCATTGATGTCGCCCGAGAGGTGCGGGCCCGCTGGCCCGAAATCAAAATTCTATACACATCTGGATATGCGGAGGAGGCGCTTAAAAATGCCAATCACGATGCGCCGGACGGTATCTGGTTGGCCAAGCCGTACACAGAACGTCATCTGAGAGAAAAAATAAACGAAGCCTTGAGATACAGGGCGACAGATGGTGGTCAAGCATGA
- a CDS encoding GAF domain-containing protein, with the protein MRNASIKAALSATDEPVLIVEYGTRIVLACNLAAEQLFGHPEEDLIGDVTEHLHADPSGFRLFGEESHRSLDEQGIFIRRIPMRRRDRSIFMADVRVLVLKANHGPGIAVGVINPVAEIDFSEETDSETSEGMSHRPILERICHQCDWVLGEIWRLDPAGHLKVEASWSILPSRTRTFQRMSAMLGLELGEGAPGRSWLSGTPEWVEDIQKNPRRVFRRSFAAKAANLHSVLAVPVIHDGEVQAVAAFFSDKPRIKDAEVISKIDEALSTLALFPQSVPSNALSGDARKLRASDLKNATIQLICDPQTMRIWDVVQADHARWAYGKITNFDGMLLDQEIMQGRQLCDTSKILPDTMYHPTYTPYRYIDESGDPHWGVLRTEIKFWHCGRALEAAFFDRPSEGTIRNRDNKALLAILTPRERQVLRQSLLGLTSKQVARKLKISHRTVESHRASIMQKLDVRSFSQVSAIFGSTFGR; encoded by the coding sequence TTGAGGAATGCATCAATTAAGGCCGCGCTGAGCGCGACGGATGAGCCTGTTTTGATCGTCGAGTACGGTACCCGCATCGTCCTTGCGTGTAATCTGGCAGCTGAACAACTGTTTGGGCATCCCGAGGAAGATTTGATCGGGGATGTGACCGAGCACTTGCACGCAGACCCAAGTGGATTCCGTTTATTTGGCGAAGAAAGTCATAGGAGCCTGGACGAACAAGGAATTTTCATCCGACGCATTCCGATGCGTAGACGAGACAGATCGATTTTCATGGCGGATGTCCGTGTCCTTGTTTTGAAGGCAAATCACGGCCCCGGAATTGCGGTCGGTGTCATCAATCCGGTTGCAGAAATTGATTTTTCTGAGGAGACGGATTCTGAAACCTCGGAAGGAATGTCCCATCGGCCAATTTTGGAGCGAATTTGCCATCAATGCGATTGGGTTTTGGGTGAAATTTGGCGGCTTGACCCTGCTGGGCACCTCAAAGTCGAAGCAAGCTGGTCGATACTTCCTTCACGCACAAGAACATTCCAGAGAATGAGCGCCATGCTTGGATTGGAGTTAGGAGAAGGTGCGCCTGGCAGATCATGGCTTTCTGGTACACCTGAATGGGTCGAGGATATTCAGAAAAACCCCCGGCGGGTTTTTCGGCGCAGCTTTGCCGCCAAGGCGGCTAATCTCCATTCAGTCTTGGCGGTTCCTGTAATTCATGATGGCGAGGTGCAGGCCGTCGCGGCATTTTTTTCCGACAAACCCCGGATAAAAGATGCTGAGGTTATTAGCAAAATTGACGAAGCCTTGAGCACTCTCGCTCTGTTTCCACAGTCGGTGCCATCAAATGCTCTTAGCGGGGATGCACGGAAGCTCCGCGCATCCGATCTCAAGAATGCGACCATCCAATTGATTTGCGACCCACAAACGATGCGAATTTGGGATGTTGTCCAAGCGGATCATGCGCGGTGGGCATATGGGAAAATTACCAACTTCGACGGGATGCTGCTGGATCAGGAAATTATGCAAGGCCGGCAGTTATGCGATACGTCAAAAATCCTTCCGGATACCATGTACCACCCGACCTACACCCCTTACCGCTATATTGATGAATCTGGTGATCCCCATTGGGGCGTATTACGCACGGAAATTAAATTCTGGCACTGTGGGCGGGCGCTAGAGGCGGCGTTCTTTGATCGCCCATCGGAAGGAACGATAAGAAACAGGGATAACAAGGCTCTTCTCGCGATCTTGACGCCGCGGGAGCGTCAGGTTTTGCGCCAATCGTTGCTTGGATTGACAAGCAAACAGGTCGCCAGAAAGCTGAAAATCAGCCATCGCACGGTTGAATCTCATCGAGCATCTATCATGCAAAAATTGGATGTTAGGTCATTTTCCCAGGTGAGCGCGATATTCGGGTCGACGTTTGGCCGTTGA
- a CDS encoding response regulator, producing the protein MNSFEMGKILVIDDETDVRDVIADGFQGLGHTVHEASNGFNGITAFDLVSPNLVIVDVFMPGMDGIEVLFEIRRRDRNVPVIMISGGGRGVYLQFLKMTLEFGANHIIEKPFLLVDLVATAMELMRVPLPDLAVEKLSLPVPARLHNR; encoded by the coding sequence TTGAATTCATTTGAAATGGGAAAAATTCTAGTCATCGATGATGAAACGGATGTTCGCGATGTCATCGCGGATGGGTTTCAGGGATTAGGTCATACGGTGCACGAGGCCTCGAATGGGTTCAACGGCATTACGGCATTTGATCTGGTGTCGCCCAATCTAGTGATCGTCGATGTCTTTATGCCGGGAATGGATGGCATAGAGGTACTCTTCGAAATACGGAGGCGTGATAGAAATGTGCCAGTCATTATGATCTCAGGTGGAGGTCGGGGCGTGTATCTCCAGTTCCTTAAAATGACCTTGGAGTTCGGTGCCAATCACATCATCGAGAAGCCTTTTTTACTAGTGGACTTGGTAGCAACAGCGATGGAACTTATGCGGGTGCCGTTGCCGGACTTAGCCGTAGAGAAACTATCTTTGCCAGTGCCGGCTCGCCTTCATAATCGGTAG